The genome window CGCGCCGGAGTCAACCGCGCCCTGGGCGTGCCCAATGTGGACTTCGCCCAGGCGGCCCAGGCCCTGCAGAGCGGGCAGGTGCCCACCCTGGATACTGCCGTGCAGACGGCCAGCCCCCGCGAGAAGGAGCTGATCGCTCCCTTTCGCCAGGAGCTGACGGCGACCGCGGCGCTGGGGCTGCTGGGGCTGTAGGTCGGTCTGTGGCTCAGGCTTCCAGCAGATCGGCACTTCGCCACAGTTCCACCAGCGCGGCCGTTCTACGAAACCAGCGCACGCTGCCCTGCAACACGGCCTGAAGAAGATTGGTCAGCAGGCTCAGGCGATGGTCGTAAAGACACTGCTCCAGCGGGTAACCGGAAAGACCCGCCGCACACAGACCCGCGTGGTAGCGCACAATCAGCGCCGTATCGCGCTCCAGCCGCTCAGCTTCAGGAACGTCGGCTGGAATCAGCATGAACATCAGGTCATGTGGCCCCAGACCGCGCTTGACCGTCGCCCAGTCAATGAGACGCAGTTCTGCACCACCCGCGGACTGCAGGACATTGCCCATCAGGTGCAGATCCCCGTGGATCATCGTGAGCTGGCCCAGGTCCACCCGCGTTTTAAAGACCGAGGGCCAGCGAGCAGCCACGCGCCTGAGCAGCGCCCTTTCGCTGGCCGTCAGCTCGTGACGCTTCAGAAAGGAGGCGGCGGCCTGCCTTGCAGCCTGTGCGTGGGCGGCCAGACCCGCTGCGTCCAGCACCTGCGGCATCCGCGTGACGTCCAGATCGGGCATCTGAAACGCGGGGGCCTG of Deinococcus aerophilus contains these proteins:
- a CDS encoding aminoglycoside phosphotransferase family protein; its protein translation is MSFASRLLMPEVLGPMLGFSVQHVREGQTFTGHADRIVRLHLGDGVPSGGPRTLIAKIYGPDWYAAGLPELGFYRDLLPRTPGLPVPRLLGFVDDTAARQCTLLLEDLGGTHHPVSFPPSAAVLDRMADLLAAVHAAWWDAPALQAPAFQMPDLDVTRMPQVLDAAGLAAHAQAARQAAASFLKRHELTASERALLRRVAARWPSVFKTRVDLGQLTMIHGDLHLMGNVLQSAGGAELRLIDWATVKRGLGPHDLMFMLIPADVPEAERLERDTALIVRYHAGLCAAGLSGYPLEQCLYDHRLSLLTNLLQAVLQGSVRWFRRTAALVELWRSADLLEA